The following coding sequences are from one Mytilus trossulus isolate FHL-02 chromosome 8, PNRI_Mtr1.1.1.hap1, whole genome shotgun sequence window:
- the LOC134680944 gene encoding uncharacterized protein LOC134680944, which yields MSNINQEIRAVLPRRVKKSFDYRVFDQLGMQSEAVTTESEVGDELVHGATGGSDSMSKVDYEDLKERLSIYLDSEESDTDEETKELVRKLKEVKQKEKAMKNKKRKVELRQEIEKRMKELEELEELELKGASKPKKEKSGKKVEQSKKIKGKNKQRNR from the coding sequence ATGAGCAACATTAACCAGGAAATTCGGGCAGTTTTACCCAGGCGTGTGAAGAAGAGTTTTGATTACAGAGTTTTCGATCAACTTGGTATGCAGTCCGAGGCAGTAACCACAGAATCAGAGGTTGGTGACGAGCTTGTGCACGGTGCGACTGGTGGATCTGACAGTATGTCAAAGGTGGATTATGAAGACCTGAAAGAACGTCTTTCTATTTATTTGGATTCGGAGGAGTCGGACACCGATGAGGAAACTAAAGAATTGGTCAGGAAACTCAAGGAAGTTAAACAGAAGGAGAAAGCAATGAAGAACAAGAAGAGAAAGGTGGAATTACGACAGGAAATAGAGAAGAGAATGAAGGAATTGGAGGAGTTGGAGGAGCTCGAGTTAAAAGGGGCCTCTAAGCCGAAGAAGGAGAAATCCGGCAAGAAGGTGGAACAGTCCAAGAAGATcaaaggtaaaaacaaacaaagaaacagATAA